Proteins co-encoded in one Novosphingobium sp. PP1Y genomic window:
- a CDS encoding energy transducer TonB, which translates to MKNIVLKAAAVASVLIMTAAPAMADDWLNTVKRSVASKQTYPRTAQMRGEEGTAKVKVYVSSSGKVERTELVATSGSSALDRGAEAVFSRMGNLPAPPAGTSSVVLPLTWKLL; encoded by the coding sequence ATGAAGAATATCGTTCTCAAAGCCGCCGCGGTCGCTTCGGTTCTGATCATGACGGCGGCTCCCGCCATGGCCGACGACTGGCTCAACACCGTCAAGCGCTCCGTCGCTTCCAAGCAGACCTATCCGCGCACGGCGCAGATGCGCGGCGAGGAAGGCACGGCCAAGGTCAAGGTCTACGTCTCGTCCTCGGGCAAGGTCGAGCGTACCGAACTGGTGGCGACCTCGGGCTCGAGCGCGCTGGACCGCGGAGCCGAAGCCGTGTTCTCCCGCATGGGCAACCTGCCCGCGCCGCCGGCCGGAACCAGCTCGGTCGTCCTGCCGCTGACGTGGAAGCTGCTCTGA